The proteins below are encoded in one region of Candidatus Krumholzibacteriia bacterium:
- a CDS encoding phospholipid carrier-dependent glycosyltransferase, which translates to MKRPWFLRLAFWIGVVVFCAVGGNELRWSKKIPFDGAPDEADHYALVKFVADHGRLPRYGEDNFAVHLMGKNRRRLPADTSPEHLEMLVRGSGAHEMRITYIFSPQAPYWLSGMVARCLGGASEAKARGFDSFCIALAALCTYAAGLLLWGKVWAAAVAALCFGLWPQVSFVGAYVNDDAYAILALAVFVCAAAWVQRDGFGRKQALVHGLALGAVAAAKIYVYAVFPLVLVWWGLLWRRHGKVFLTRLAWSAGIAALIAVPWFLRNAILYDGDFTGRRTMAARAREYIDSLPPSVREKTHLLFSQEQQGVTLPEAFKRGFVRHSMESFWGRFGWMHLRFLPSAYERAFQVLALALGLSLACLPLLRASGGLRTGVPHLFALPYLALLIGLGLYNCLTVDFQPQGRYFLTCVPALCLQLVDAPARGKWWLEPVAWALLAFFIHQNLTAYRTVLG; encoded by the coding sequence ATGAAGCGCCCCTGGTTCCTACGGCTCGCTTTCTGGATCGGCGTCGTCGTCTTCTGCGCCGTGGGCGGGAACGAGCTCCGCTGGTCGAAGAAGATCCCCTTCGACGGAGCTCCCGACGAAGCCGATCACTACGCACTGGTCAAGTTCGTCGCCGATCACGGCCGGTTGCCACGCTACGGCGAGGACAACTTCGCCGTCCACCTGATGGGGAAGAACCGGCGCCGACTGCCGGCGGATACGAGCCCCGAGCATCTCGAGATGCTGGTGCGTGGAAGCGGCGCCCACGAGATGCGGATCACTTACATCTTCTCGCCGCAAGCGCCCTATTGGCTCAGCGGGATGGTGGCGCGTTGCCTCGGCGGCGCCTCGGAAGCCAAAGCCAGGGGTTTCGACAGCTTCTGCATCGCCCTCGCTGCCCTCTGCACCTATGCCGCCGGTCTGCTGCTCTGGGGCAAGGTGTGGGCAGCGGCGGTCGCCGCACTTTGCTTTGGTCTCTGGCCCCAGGTCAGCTTCGTCGGCGCCTACGTCAACGACGACGCCTACGCCATTCTCGCCCTCGCCGTCTTCGTCTGCGCTGCCGCCTGGGTGCAGCGCGACGGCTTCGGCCGCAAGCAGGCGCTCGTGCACGGCCTCGCCCTCGGTGCGGTTGCAGCCGCCAAGATCTATGTCTACGCCGTTTTCCCTCTCGTCCTCGTGTGGTGGGGCCTCCTATGGCGGCGGCATGGCAAAGTCTTCCTGACCCGGCTCGCCTGGAGCGCCGGCATCGCCGCCCTCATCGCAGTGCCGTGGTTCCTGCGCAACGCGATCCTCTACGACGGTGATTTCACCGGACGGAGGACCATGGCAGCCCGTGCGCGGGAGTACATCGACTCACTGCCACCGAGTGTGAGGGAGAAGACCCACCTCCTCTTTTCCCAAGAGCAGCAGGGGGTCACCTTGCCCGAAGCTTTCAAACGCGGCTTCGTTCGCCACTCCATGGAGAGCTTTTGGGGACGCTTCGGTTGGATGCACCTGCGGTTTCTGCCCTCGGCCTACGAAAGGGCATTTCAAGTGCTCGCTCTGGCTCTGGGATTGTCGCTGGCTTGCCTGCCGCTGCTGCGCGCGAGCGGCGGACTCCGCACCGGCGTTCCCCATCTCTTCGCTTTGCCCTATCTCGCCTTGCTCATCGGGCTCGGTCTCTACAATTGCCTCACCGTGGACTTCCAGCCGCAGGGTCGATACTTCCTCACCTGTGTGCCGGCGCTCTGTTTGCAGCTCGTGGATGCACCCGCCCGTGGCAAGTGGTGGCTCGAGCCCGTTGCCTGGGCGCTCCTGGCTTTCTTCATCCACCAGAATCTGACCGCGTACCGGACGGTTCTCGGCTGA